The Euphorbia lathyris chromosome 3, ddEupLath1.1, whole genome shotgun sequence genome contains a region encoding:
- the LOC136224489 gene encoding calmodulin-like protein 7, whose protein sequence is MPSTFHRIFHLYNLLNSFLLFLIPKKLRSFLTTPTLPTPPSDFPQKRMDSTELKHVFQMFDKNGDGRITKTELNDSLENMGIFIPDKELTQMIGNIDVDGDGCVDIDEFRDLYNSIMNEKDGDLEEDDDGNMKEAFDVFDQNGDGFISVDELKSVLGSLGLKQGRSLEDCRTMINKVDVDGDGRVNFIEFMQMMKGGGFTALS, encoded by the coding sequence ATGCCATCAACATTTCACAGAATTTTCCATCTCTACAACCTTCTCAATTCCTTTCTCCTCTTCCTAATCCCGAAAAAGCTCAGATCTTTCTTAACAACCCCAACTCTCCCGACTCCCCCCTCCGATTTCCCCCAAAAAAGAATGGACTCAACAGAGCTCAAACACGTCTTCCAGATGTTCGACAAAAACGGCGACGGACGCATCACCAAGACGGAATTGAACGATTCGCTGGAGAACATGGGTATCTTTATCCCGGATAAGGAATTAACCCAGATGATTGGGAACATCGATGTGGATGGCGATGGGTGTGTGGATATTGATGAGTTTAGGGATTTGTATAATTCGATTATGAATGAGAAAGATGGGGATCTGGAGGAAGACGATGATGGGAATATGAAGGAAGCTTTTGATGTGTTTGATCAAAATGGAGATGGGTTTATTAGTGTTGATGAATTGAAATCTGTGCTGGGTTCACTTGGGCTTAAACAAGGGAGAAGTTTGGAGGATTGTAGAACTATGATTAATAAGGTTGATGTTGATGGTGATGGAAGGGTTAATTTTATTGAGTTTATGCAAATGATGAAAGGGGGTGGATTTACTGCTTTGAGTTAG
- the LOC136221686 gene encoding protein FAR1-RELATED SEQUENCE 1 has protein sequence MLHQLSSATSILILLCIASSRSISTILLTPSQLLVGKFLHRDIMTSTTNEQDFLDSDGACNDETYEGLEITKDELLSNCILQNISTNGVTLAEPSIEEDLGASNLEPYTGMTFPSLEDARDFYYEYAKREGFTIRTNRIRHSLKNMAVIGRDFVCSREGFRAAKHALRKDRVLPSRPVTREGCKAMIRLAARDGGKWAVTKFVQEHNHKLMSHHKFPGELPTINILSEEEKDKKIQDLYDELQRERERSAAVQHQLCMILKDVEEHAEFMSLRVEDIINNLRQIEIGNI, from the exons ATGCTTCATCAACTCTCTTCAGCTACATCAATACTTATATTGTTATGCATAGCATCGTCCCGAAGCATTTCGACAATATTATTAACTCCATCACAGCTTTTGGTTGGAAAATTCCTTCATAGGGATATTATGACTAGCACAACTAATGAGCAAGATTTTCTAGATAGTGATGGCGCCTGCAATGATGAAACTTATGAAGGACTTGAAATCACAAAAGATGAGCTGCTGTCGAACTGCATTTTGCAAAACATTTCGACTAATGGTGTGACTTTGGCAGAACCATCAATAGAAGAAGATTTAGGTGCAAGTAATTTAGAACCATATACTGGGATGACTTTTCCATCGCTAGAAGATGCAAGAGATTTCTATTATGAATATGCCAAGCGGGAAGGTTTCACTATACGAACAAATCGGATCAGACATTCGTTGAAGAACATGGCAGTTATAGGACGTGACTTTGTTTGTTCTCGAGAAGGTTTTCGTGCTGCGAAGCATGCATTGAGGAAAGATCGAGTTCTTCCTTCTCGGCCTGTAACAAGAGAAGGGTGCAAAGCCATGATAAGGTTAGCAGCAAGAGATGGAGGAAAATGGGCAGTTACTAAATTTGTGCAAGAACACAACCACAAGTTAATGTCTCATCATAAATTTCCTGGAGAGCTGCCAACAATAAATATACTCAGTGAG GAGGAGAAGGATAAGAAAATCCAGGATTTATACGATGAGCTGCAGCGAGAAAGAGAGAGATCTGCAGCGGTTCAGCATCAGCTATGCATGATTCTTAAAGATGTTGAGGAACATGCCGAGTTTATGTCTTTAAGAGTTGAGGACATAATTAACAATttaagacaaattgaaattggcAATATATGA
- the LOC136223204 gene encoding uncharacterized protein translates to MKKMIALGFEGSANKIGVGVVTLDGTILSNPRHTYITPPGQGFLPRETAHHHLEHVLPLVKSALETAQVTPDDIDCLCYTKGPGMGAPLQVSAIVIRVLSQLWKKPIVAVNHCVAHIEMGRIVTGADDPVVLYVSGGNTQVIAYSEGRYRIFGETIDIAVGNCLDRFARVLELSNDPAPGYNIEQLAKKGEQFIDLPYVVKGMDVSFSGILSFIETTAEEKLKSNECTPADLCYSLQETVFAMLVEITERAMAHCDKKDVLIVGGVGCNERLQEMMRIMCAERGGNLYATDDRYCIDNGAMIAYTGLLAFAHGTTTPLEESTFTQRFRTDEVHAIWREKEESTCVN, encoded by the exons ATGAAGAAAATGATAGCCTTAGGATTTGAGGGTTCAGCCAACAAGATAGGAGTCGGGGTTGTAACCTTAGATGgaacaattttatcaaatcctCGCCACACTTACATCACCCCTCCTGGCCAGGGATTCTTACCCCGTGAAACTGCCCATCATCATTTAGAACATGTGCTTCCATTGGTTAAATCTGCTTTGGAAACTGCTCAGGTAACCCCTGATGACATTGATTGCCTCTGTTACACTAAGGGGCCAGGCATGGGAGCACCACTGCAAGTTTCTGCTATCGTTATTCGTGTTCTTTCTCAGCTGTGGAAGAAGCCCATTGTTGCGGTTAACCACTGTGTTGCACATATAGAGATGGGTAGGATTGTGACCGGGGCAGATGATCCTGTTGTGTTGTATGTTAGTGGTGGGAATACACAGGTTATTGCCTACAGTGAAGGGCGGTATAGAATCTTTGGGGAGACTATTGATATTGCTGTTGGTAATTGTCTGGATCGATTTGCTAGGGTTTTAGAACTCTCCAATGATCCTGCCCCTGGATATAATATCGAACAG CTTGCTAAGAAAGGAGAACAATTCATAGACCTTCCTTACGTTGTTAAAGGGATGGATGTTTCTTTTAGTGGAATTTTGAGCTTCATTGAAACAACTGCAGAGGAGAAGCTTAAAAGTAACGAATGCACACCTGCAGATTTGTGCTACTCCCTACAG GAAACAGTGTTTGCTATGCTTGTGGAGATCACAGAACGAGCAATGGCACATTGTGACAAGAAGGATGTTCTTATTGTTGGTGGAGTGGGCTGCAATGAACGATTGCAAGAGATGATGAGAATAATGTGCGCAGAACGAGGTGGAAATCTCTATGCCACCGATGACAGGTATTGCATCGACAACGGAGCAATGATTGCTTATACTGGTCTACTTGCTTTTGCTCACGGCACAACAACTCCACTCGAAGAATCAACATTCACCCAGAGGTTCCGAACTGATGAGGTGCATGCAATCtggagagagaaagaggaaTCAACATGTGTGAATTGA